In Pectobacterium aroidearum, the following are encoded in one genomic region:
- a CDS encoding lytic transglycosylase domain-containing protein, with amino-acid sequence MANVLLLITVILLAYFPGNSVAQGNTPVKYTVQPWLVCINAASVKYFIDALLIEAVMEQESSFNPQAVNRSNSDGSADYGLMMVNSGNVPKLIREGIIATVQDLLDKPCLNIQIGTRLLASHFQVCGVSWNCLGSYNAGFGDKRHRLREKYANLIWERYKRLLRERRGIVLK; translated from the coding sequence ATGGCCAACGTGTTGCTGCTTATCACTGTTATCTTGCTGGCGTATTTCCCAGGCAACAGCGTTGCTCAGGGAAATACGCCGGTGAAATATACGGTGCAGCCCTGGCTGGTCTGCATTAATGCGGCAAGTGTGAAGTATTTCATCGACGCGTTGTTGATTGAGGCGGTGATGGAGCAGGAAAGCAGCTTTAATCCGCAAGCCGTCAACCGCAGCAACTCGGATGGTAGTGCGGATTACGGTCTGATGATGGTTAACTCGGGGAATGTACCAAAACTGATCCGGGAGGGCATTATCGCGACAGTGCAGGATTTGCTGGATAAGCCGTGCCTGAATATTCAGATTGGTACCCGATTGTTGGCATCCCATTTCCAGGTGTGTGGTGTGAGCTGGAACTGCCTGGGCAGTTACAACGCGGGGTTCGGCGATAAGCGCCACCGGCTGCGTGAGAAATACGCCAACCTCATCTGGGAACGCTATAAACGGTTGTTACGCGAACGGCGGGGTATCGTACTGAAATGA
- a CDS encoding type II secretion system F family protein has translation MVTLLIVIFCVLLVLGILLILSVTWPPMMRRTFWLTERIKFWQMVRTFWRMGMPPAEVFDIMRDIYSDNGKRRNRGSLLCQQLSDAVSKRTFGEMNLPGPRDQIATPEDVLAAWCSPLEAVLFRVGNVSGNMSEALAQSISLLKYIQQIRSAMVPALGQMGLVLCSVPGILYGVSQHLLPAMSKLIPEERWTLHIIILNSVSHGIQEHGAVLCFVIGMITFRIIHTIPKRGGIIRRRFLEFIPPWSIYATLQGALFMLSAGSLLKAGMLPLDVLNTLSKHASLWLVARLDAAAFRVRSGRNLGLALYESGYNFPSRESAIFLSRAGASRDIADVLNDWGQEQMPVALERIRSLSNWLTFGLGSVIGAFLIYVMFAVVGLTMTLSSQGV, from the coding sequence ATGGTGACATTACTGATAGTCATCTTCTGTGTGCTGCTGGTCTTAGGGATTTTGCTGATCCTCTCTGTAACTTGGCCGCCGATGATGCGCCGGACGTTTTGGCTGACGGAACGAATTAAGTTTTGGCAGATGGTGCGCACATTCTGGCGTATGGGGATGCCGCCGGCAGAAGTGTTCGACATTATGCGGGATATCTACAGCGATAACGGAAAACGGCGTAATCGCGGTAGCCTGCTGTGCCAGCAATTGAGTGATGCGGTTAGCAAACGCACATTCGGGGAGATGAATCTGCCCGGCCCCCGCGATCAGATAGCGACACCGGAAGATGTTCTGGCAGCCTGGTGCTCGCCACTAGAAGCTGTGCTTTTTCGGGTGGGTAATGTCTCGGGCAATATGTCTGAGGCATTAGCCCAATCTATCAGCCTGCTTAAATATATTCAGCAAATACGCAGTGCGATGGTCCCTGCATTGGGCCAGATGGGCCTGGTTCTGTGCTCTGTACCCGGGATACTCTACGGCGTATCACAACATCTGTTGCCGGCAATGTCCAAACTGATCCCAGAGGAGCGCTGGACGTTGCATATCATCATATTGAACAGTGTCAGCCACGGGATACAAGAGCACGGAGCCGTTCTGTGTTTTGTCATCGGTATGATCACTTTCCGCATTATCCACACTATTCCGAAGCGTGGGGGCATTATCCGTCGCCGCTTTCTTGAGTTTATTCCTCCCTGGTCGATCTACGCCACCTTGCAAGGGGCGCTATTTATGCTCAGTGCCGGTTCGTTGCTGAAGGCGGGCATGTTGCCGCTGGACGTCCTGAATACGCTCAGTAAGCACGCCTCTCTGTGGCTTGTCGCGCGCCTTGATGCTGCGGCTTTCCGTGTGCGCAGTGGCCGCAATCTGGGGTTGGCGCTCTATGAAAGTGGCTACAACTTCCCTTCCAGGGAAAGTGCCATCTTTCTTAGTCGTGCCGGCGCCAGCCGGGATATTGCTGATGTGCTCAATGACTGGGGGCAGGAGCAAATGCCTGTCGCACTGGAGCGTATTCGGTCACTGAGTAACTGGCTGACCTTTGGTCTGGGGAGCGTGATCGGCGCTTTTCTGATTTACGTCATGTTCGCTGTGGTCGGACTGACGATGACCTTGAGTTCTCAAGGGGTTTGA
- the pilV gene encoding shufflon system plasmid conjugative transfer pilus tip adhesin PilV produces the protein MFSIIQSSQGFLSRFIRRQPARGSLIKDSIIGVLVFIALIGLVTQVISNYVTELHYQTVARHASKVSQAAGKYVSDKHDAYLCQLAPASCTTGTSTPLPQPFTAQTLIDAGYLDDGMGTTTVDRQVYRFGVRARTLSGSVKPSLEALMVTTGGDALDEGAVRRIAQLIDGMGGFISDPSLTELGGQADTAYGAELSWSLPVTPFGLTAEPGHIAVAISGGVIGGLNKESDRLYRFSSDAHPEYNQMNTAIDMNSNNLNNAEQVNANEVNAARFVALESNGFFGWRNGNDIEAWLKWNNDKKRAELNAGINAEGDISSEKSVSAAADVSAGKLVIADQFLYQKTVVVSGDSCDAVTLGLTSISDTTGLIGHDSTGAILTCQSGAWKSSSSIQPGTITMWGTPVPPDGWLELNGQVFNPSGNPVLASLYPSSQVPDFRGYFPRGWDNGAGIDTPRVCFYLQAISELGNITGTEFQFDWRLFQLAVF, from the coding sequence ATGTTTTCGATAATCCAGTCATCACAGGGCTTTTTGAGCCGCTTTATCCGACGCCAGCCCGCCCGCGGTAGCTTAATCAAAGATTCGATCATCGGTGTGCTTGTTTTTATTGCGTTGATTGGTCTTGTAACGCAGGTGATCAGTAACTACGTGACTGAGCTGCACTATCAGACTGTGGCTCGTCACGCGAGTAAAGTCTCCCAGGCTGCAGGTAAGTATGTATCTGATAAACATGATGCTTATTTATGTCAGTTGGCGCCTGCCTCCTGTACTACGGGAACGTCTACACCCTTGCCACAGCCTTTCACTGCTCAGACGTTGATTGATGCCGGATATCTGGATGACGGGATGGGTACAACGACGGTGGACAGGCAAGTCTATCGTTTCGGGGTCAGGGCTAGAACACTCAGTGGGTCAGTTAAACCATCACTTGAAGCCCTGATGGTGACAACAGGCGGTGACGCGTTGGATGAGGGCGCCGTTCGTCGTATTGCACAGTTGATTGATGGGATGGGGGGATTTATCAGCGATCCATCGTTAACTGAACTCGGTGGGCAGGCAGATACCGCTTATGGTGCTGAGCTTTCCTGGTCACTTCCTGTAACGCCGTTTGGGTTAACTGCGGAACCAGGGCATATCGCTGTAGCCATTAGCGGCGGTGTGATTGGAGGCCTTAACAAAGAAAGCGATCGTCTGTACCGATTTAGTAGTGATGCGCATCCGGAATATAACCAGATGAATACTGCTATCGATATGAACTCGAACAACCTGAACAATGCTGAACAGGTCAACGCAAATGAAGTAAATGCCGCAAGATTTGTGGCATTGGAGAGCAATGGCTTTTTTGGTTGGCGCAATGGGAATGATATTGAGGCCTGGCTCAAATGGAATAATGACAAAAAGCGCGCGGAGCTCAATGCAGGGATTAATGCTGAAGGCGACATTAGTTCAGAAAAAAGCGTTAGTGCTGCTGCTGATGTCAGTGCTGGTAAGTTGGTTATTGCTGACCAATTTTTGTATCAAAAGACAGTTGTTGTTTCGGGCGATTCCTGTGATGCGGTGACGCTGGGACTGACATCAATCAGTGATACCACTGGCCTGATAGGCCATGATAGCACTGGAGCCATACTTACTTGCCAATCCGGTGCGTGGAAATCATCTTCCTCTATCCAGCCCGGCACCATCACTATGTGGGGGACACCCGTCCCTCCCGATGGTTGGCTGGAACTCAATGGTCAAGTGTTTAACCCTAGTGGAAATCCCGTTCTGGCCAGCCTGTATCCCTCCAGTCAGGTACCGGATTTCAGGGGATACTTTCCTCGGGGCTGGGATAATGGTGCTGGAATTGATACCCCGCGCGTTTGCTTTTATCTGCAAGCAATATCTGAATTAGGGAACATTACCGGTACCGAGTTTCAATTCGACTGGAGGCTATTCCAACTGGCGGTATTCTAG
- a CDS encoding ATPase, T2SS/T4P/T4SS family translates to MKTDNHQSADADLACRVPEPYSDDIELIRLDNESVSVRINREISKEPEFISWFAGLRRAGLKPLPPEFVMKSELGQVGLANTHDVEAGISGAQREVRRMFRDVISMSASDIHVHLDRRQGSRIRTRINGLLYTIREPDFEEGGTLLSTMVESMCDTKSQGYNPRVAQDGRVKPEFLADMNLYAARYSHRPTDDGGVFAVMRLIEDDRGRTRTLQSLGYQPEHEAAVEEIELTSQGLIGLCGTTGSGKSTTQRVLASRWLARNNGQVSLQTQEAPIEGLILGAVQCAVNTDNLSLHQAGEAWAGSVVMSMRLDPDGIYTGEARDYASAYAALETSVSGHPGWFGLHCTYPLDALTRMRNWGIDARELANPTYFRGLIAQSLVNTLCPSCSLPWSEALKRQLIPASHQTLAKRMFNADELEQLRFRNPDGCGKCTKQLLGTAINQGISGRTIVAEIVRPDRHIMKSWLEEGSFVARRLWLQAGGFSRGQHLRRLLLAGQTDLVMATEHMDPDEDRDFRECV, encoded by the coding sequence ATGAAAACGGATAACCATCAATCAGCTGATGCCGATTTGGCCTGCCGCGTTCCAGAGCCATACAGTGATGACATTGAGCTCATTCGTCTTGATAACGAGTCTGTGAGTGTGCGCATTAACCGGGAAATTAGTAAGGAGCCGGAATTCATCAGCTGGTTTGCCGGATTGCGCCGGGCCGGGCTGAAGCCATTGCCGCCTGAATTCGTGATGAAAAGTGAGCTTGGTCAGGTAGGGCTGGCCAATACGCATGATGTGGAAGCGGGGATCAGTGGTGCTCAGCGCGAGGTCCGTCGGATGTTCCGCGATGTCATCTCGATGAGCGCCTCTGATATTCACGTACATCTCGACCGTCGCCAGGGAAGTCGGATCCGTACCCGGATCAATGGGTTGTTGTACACCATTCGTGAACCGGATTTTGAAGAGGGAGGAACGCTGCTGTCGACTATGGTGGAAAGTATGTGTGACACCAAATCTCAGGGTTACAACCCGCGTGTTGCTCAGGATGGTCGTGTTAAACCTGAATTTCTGGCGGATATGAATTTGTATGCAGCCCGCTATAGCCATCGTCCGACTGACGATGGTGGTGTTTTTGCGGTGATGCGCCTGATTGAAGACGATCGTGGGCGTACCCGAACGCTGCAAAGCTTAGGCTATCAGCCGGAGCATGAAGCGGCGGTGGAAGAAATTGAGCTGACATCACAGGGACTTATCGGTCTGTGTGGGACGACCGGGTCGGGTAAATCCACTACGCAAAGGGTACTTGCAAGTCGATGGCTGGCCAGAAACAACGGACAGGTCAGTCTACAAACCCAGGAAGCGCCGATTGAAGGGCTGATTTTGGGCGCAGTGCAGTGTGCCGTTAATACCGACAATCTCAGTCTGCATCAGGCGGGAGAAGCCTGGGCGGGCAGTGTGGTGATGTCCATGCGTCTTGACCCGGATGGTATCTATACCGGAGAAGCCCGCGACTACGCATCAGCATACGCTGCATTGGAAACGTCCGTCAGTGGCCACCCTGGCTGGTTTGGGCTCCATTGTACCTATCCGCTGGATGCACTGACCCGCATGCGTAACTGGGGAATTGATGCGCGTGAGCTGGCGAACCCGACGTATTTTCGGGGACTGATTGCACAGTCGTTGGTGAATACGCTCTGCCCGTCCTGCTCATTGCCGTGGTCTGAAGCCCTTAAACGTCAGTTGATCCCGGCTTCGCATCAGACGCTGGCAAAGCGCATGTTTAATGCGGATGAGCTTGAGCAGTTACGTTTTCGAAACCCTGACGGTTGCGGTAAGTGCACGAAGCAATTGCTGGGAACCGCGATTAACCAGGGGATTAGTGGACGAACCATCGTGGCTGAAATCGTGCGCCCCGACCGTCATATCATGAAAAGCTGGCTGGAAGAGGGGAGTTTTGTGGCGCGCCGGCTCTGGCTTCAGGCGGGCGGGTTTAGTCGTGGGCAGCATTTGCGGCGTCTGCTGCTGGCTGGTCAGACAGACCTGGTGATGGCCACAGAGCACATGGATCCAGATGAAGACCGCGATTTTAGGGAGTGCGTCTAG
- a CDS encoding type 4 pilus major pilin has product MEMETSLITSRRKTGIAKWLISPARGGNLKDAIIAVVVIAAVIILVFQLGTFLWGLYQNSATQTEVTTMLEQSRKLKSRAGYTGASMATLRAVNGVPNSVDRTGDVYYNRYGGTYALAPARTNGSPFNNSVALTLTGVSEGGCGDLAQMFLNAGESIYSVTIGSTAMLTANVTTGTSTAATLIGTQCDGGDKTLILTTSR; this is encoded by the coding sequence ATGGAAATGGAAACGTCTCTGATTACGTCCCGCCGTAAAACTGGTATCGCGAAGTGGCTTATCAGCCCTGCACGGGGAGGTAATTTGAAAGATGCAATTATCGCCGTGGTGGTCATTGCTGCGGTCATTATTCTGGTTTTTCAGTTGGGTACTTTTCTGTGGGGATTGTATCAGAACAGTGCTACACAAACTGAAGTCACAACCATGCTGGAGCAGTCCCGCAAGCTGAAGAGCCGGGCCGGGTATACCGGTGCATCGATGGCAACCCTGCGGGCGGTCAATGGTGTTCCAAACTCGGTCGATCGCACCGGCGATGTTTATTACAACCGTTATGGCGGAACGTATGCCCTGGCTCCTGCCAGAACAAATGGTTCACCCTTCAACAACTCAGTTGCATTGACGTTAACGGGGGTATCGGAAGGGGGGTGTGGTGATCTGGCGCAAATGTTCCTGAATGCCGGGGAATCAATCTATTCCGTCACCATTGGTAGTACGGCGATGCTGACAGCAAATGTCACCACCGGCACATCAACGGCGGCGACGCTGATTGGTACCCAGTGTGATGGTGGTGACAAGACATTGATTCTTACCACGTCGCGTTAA
- a CDS encoding prepilin peptidase has protein sequence MSLFILAPLLFVVLTMVAWLACQHVRWIERFLALQPTRVLNGMTLLLLVIPFWLASLVSLYVHESGSLLLLVMQAGLLACAVADVEREWLPESYTVPLFFLALNYSPLPTYIIQPVMVMSAVVVVAALIAVIVRPSLSALLPGRGDIMLWLVLSAWGGVAGSVILFVSLVTGALTMQLTRRDHTPIGPWMAGFGGLLIPFTTDIQRLTDRWMFTLWH, from the coding sequence ATGAGTCTATTCATTTTAGCCCCGTTACTTTTCGTTGTATTGACGATGGTCGCCTGGCTGGCTTGCCAGCATGTTCGCTGGATAGAGCGTTTTTTGGCGCTGCAACCTACACGGGTGCTGAACGGAATGACCTTGTTGTTGCTCGTTATTCCGTTCTGGCTTGCCAGTCTGGTATCACTTTATGTTCATGAGTCCGGCTCTCTGTTGCTACTGGTGATGCAGGCGGGTCTGCTTGCCTGTGCTGTGGCTGATGTGGAAAGGGAATGGCTACCTGAGAGTTATACCGTCCCGCTGTTTTTTCTTGCGCTGAATTACTCACCGTTGCCAACCTACATCATTCAGCCGGTGATGGTGATGTCTGCCGTGGTTGTGGTGGCTGCGCTTATTGCTGTTATTGTCCGACCGTCGCTGTCCGCTCTTCTACCCGGGCGGGGAGACATCATGCTGTGGCTGGTATTGAGCGCCTGGGGCGGAGTTGCAGGCAGCGTTATTCTGTTTGTGTCTCTGGTTACTGGTGCGCTGACGATGCAACTGACCAGACGCGATCATACGCCGATTGGCCCCTGGATGGCAGGATTTGGGGGGCTGCTTATTCCTTTTACGACGGACATCCAACGGTTAACGGACCGTTGGATGTTTACGCTCTGGCACTGA
- the pilP gene encoding type IV pilus biogenesis protein PilP: MMKVFSLFPLLFTASFTASVLASDMTEISPVPSGDVLVSDEVTVRTLRAVELEIDLIKTQQARQDAQNALAESRLKGQTLKNRPDMLLPSATPGVGLGTASKGAGVSLAITAARLKEIWSENRTLRAAAEFNGRRIVLQPGDTWPGSEHRVKSITSRGVELSNGQMIQTGVAQ, translated from the coding sequence ATGATGAAAGTTTTTTCCCTATTTCCGTTGCTGTTTACAGCATCGTTTACAGCATCGGTATTGGCTTCTGATATGACGGAAATTAGTCCTGTTCCCTCAGGGGACGTCCTGGTTTCTGATGAAGTGACAGTCAGGACGCTGAGAGCTGTCGAGCTGGAAATTGATTTGATAAAAACACAGCAGGCTCGTCAGGACGCGCAGAACGCACTGGCGGAAAGTCGGTTGAAGGGGCAAACGCTGAAGAACCGACCCGATATGTTACTGCCTTCAGCTACACCAGGTGTTGGGCTTGGGACTGCGAGCAAAGGCGCCGGGGTAAGCCTGGCTATTACGGCTGCGCGGTTGAAAGAGATATGGAGTGAAAACAGAACGCTGCGCGCGGCGGCTGAATTTAATGGTCGCCGTATCGTACTTCAGCCAGGCGATACCTGGCCAGGCAGTGAGCATCGCGTGAAAAGCATCACTTCACGCGGTGTCGAACTTAGCAACGGACAGATGATCCAGACAGGGGTAGCGCAGTAA
- a CDS encoding site-specific integrase, with product MKKRIKKMLLSKALDKYFATVSRYKRGQLQEFYRINVIKRSPLANRHMDEISSVDIAGYRDDRLAQINPRTKKSISGNTVRLELALLSALYNLAKVEWGTCTINPVEHVRKPTVSSGRVRRLTSQEERGLTRYFRGKKPELLAIFRLAIETAMRQGEILSLRWENIDLRLGIAHLPLTKNGSARDVPLSSKARLVLKEIGELGRDDMGNVFTYTSSGFKSAWRIALQSLSINDLHFHDLRHEAISRLFELGTLNVMEVAAISGHKSMNMLKRYTHLRATHLVSKLDARKKQAQKLTSIFIPYPADIYTYDGTITLKFSDFDDLEVTAATHDEALRNASVELLRFQAIAAKNGERLPPPGPVSVNSVNRLLISPL from the coding sequence ATGAAAAAACGTATAAAAAAGATGCTATTAAGCAAGGCGCTGGACAAATATTTCGCTACTGTCTCACGCTATAAACGGGGGCAGTTGCAAGAATTTTATCGAATAAACGTTATCAAAAGATCACCGCTTGCTAACCGACATATGGATGAAATTTCATCTGTTGATATTGCTGGATATCGAGATGACAGACTGGCCCAGATTAATCCACGCACAAAAAAATCTATCAGTGGCAACACTGTTCGTCTTGAGCTTGCGTTGCTCTCCGCATTGTATAATTTGGCCAAAGTCGAATGGGGAACATGCACGATTAATCCAGTTGAACATGTAAGAAAACCCACGGTTTCATCTGGCAGAGTGCGTCGATTAACGTCACAAGAAGAACGAGGTCTGACACGTTACTTCAGAGGTAAAAAACCTGAGTTATTAGCTATTTTCCGGTTGGCCATTGAGACCGCAATGCGGCAGGGCGAAATACTGTCATTACGATGGGAGAATATCGATCTGCGACTCGGGATTGCTCACCTGCCGTTAACAAAAAATGGCTCTGCTCGTGATGTGCCATTGTCTTCAAAGGCGCGTCTGGTTTTGAAGGAAATTGGCGAACTGGGGCGTGATGATATGGGGAATGTTTTTACATATACGTCGAGTGGCTTTAAAAGTGCCTGGCGTATCGCATTACAATCCTTATCGATTAATGATCTGCATTTTCATGATTTGAGGCATGAAGCGATTAGCCGGTTGTTTGAATTGGGGACATTAAACGTCATGGAGGTCGCTGCGATATCGGGGCATAAGTCCATGAATATGCTAAAAAGGTATACGCATCTCAGGGCTACTCACCTTGTCAGTAAATTGGATGCTCGCAAAAAGCAGGCACAAAAACTGACCTCAATATTTATTCCTTACCCCGCAGACATTTACACTTATGATGGTACGATCACCCTGAAGTTTTCTGATTTTGATGACCTTGAGGTGACTGCTGCAACTCACGATGAGGCATTACGGAACGCATCGGTAGAGCTGTTACGGTTCCAAGCTATAGCAGCTAAAAATGGCGAAAGGCTCCCCCCTCCTGGTCCTGTATCTGTGAATTCAGTTAATAGGCTTCTCATCAGTCCCTTGTAA
- a CDS encoding phage tail protein produces the protein MWGTPVPPDGWLELNGQVFNPSGNPVLASLYPSSQVPDFRGYFPRGWDNGAGLDTDHARLLLSEQNDAIRNITGSFQTFDYNGYSPTGVFSHQSRSGSSVSGTPQAWSHSVVQIDASSTVPTADENRPKNIAVMFIIKAG, from the coding sequence ATGTGGGGGACACCCGTCCCTCCCGATGGTTGGCTGGAGCTCAATGGTCAAGTGTTTAACCCTAGTGGAAATCCCGTTCTGGCCAGCCTGTATCCCTCCAGTCAGGTACCGGATTTCAGGGGATACTTTCCTCGGGGCTGGGATAATGGTGCTGGCCTTGATACCGATCACGCGCGTTTGCTTTTATCTGAACAAAACGATGCAATTAGGAACATTACCGGTTCGTTTCAAACGTTCGACTACAACGGCTATTCGCCAACTGGCGTGTTCTCTCACCAATCTAGAAGCGGATCCTCCGTGTCTGGCACTCCTCAGGCGTGGAGCCATTCAGTAGTACAAATTGACGCCTCTAGTACTGTTCCTACAGCAGACGAAAATCGACCTAAAAATATCGCTGTGATGTTCATCATTAAAGCTGGTTGA